A segment of the Lolium perenne isolate Kyuss_39 chromosome 3, Kyuss_2.0, whole genome shotgun sequence genome:
TGGCATCTTTGGTCGAGCCAAGTTATATAGTATAAGATTGTCTCAAAAGGAATTAAGTTCGTTGACTAGCGATAATAAAGATACTTGATCCTTTTTCCAGATCACTATGATATCTCTTTCAGATTTCTATGTGTATTGTATTATGTTTACACCGGAGCTTGAGGGACAACATTCAGTTAGTATTATTATGTATATATCATGTATCTATTGTGCTATAAAATTATGCTTGCGTAATTTGACTTTAAAAAAATGTTTTCTTACATTTGCTTGCTCGCCATTAGATGGGCAAGCGTGCGGCTTGCCGCGCTTTCCTACCTAGTTGGTTAACAATGTTGCCGCAAGCCTTTTCCTACCTAGTTAGTTAACAATGTTGCCACATGCCCCCTACGAACATCACAATCAGCGCACGGGTGCATGGCGCGCCACACCTTACTGATAAGGAATTGACAAGGGGGAGAAAAGCTCACTCCAACAACAGACGAAGGGAACACCAACTGGATGGAACAAAGAAAACATTAGCTCCTTTATGGATGGAACAAAGAAAACGTTAGCTTCTttattattattaggtatatataGGCATAGATAGACTTCCACTACATCATTACATCATGATTTAACTTATTAGTTCACTAATCAATGTAACACGATAAAACTTAGTTCACTTCGTCATTACATGATCCATTACATCACGACTCATGATATAGCTTAGCTCATTACATCACTTCAGTACATAATAACTTATTATAGTATAGATGTCACATGATTACATTCTGAAGTCCATCAAAGACCAGACAACCGTGAAGCCGAACACCCCTGCGCCACACAGAGTATTCCAGTGATCTGAGCCAGTGCGTTTTGGGGTCAAATCAAGGGTTCGTTCTCCCTTAACACCATCAGCCTCATTAACAATGTGAAATGCCAGCATTTCTTTAAGACAGATAGTCATGACACGACGCCGTAGTTTGACAACCCGACTTTCATCACATGTTACCACGCCATCTGCCTTACTATCATGAATCAGAATCGGTTCTTTAATGCCCTTGATGCCAACCGTAATATTTCCATCCAAATGTCCCATAAGAAGCTTGATTTCAAAGGTTACTTCGACTGCATTCAAAACAGTTGCAACTCTCACTTCCATAGTGCTGAGCCAGCTCTCGAGGGTTTCACTTCTAACCACAACATCTCTCTCTCTAGACAATACTCGGCCATCAATACTAATTAGTCCTTTGCTGAACTGCTTGTCTTGATCCTCTTTATCATCCTTAAGATCTCTGATCTTAAGATCTATCTCTAGATAGATAAAGTCAACCAAGACTAGACCTCGATCTGGGCCAGTTAAAATCAATGTCTTGTCCTATCAAACGAAGCTCACGAGAAATTAGTGTATGTACAGCTGGAATGGCAATTAAAAGCAACCTATGAAAAGAATTGCACATGATATTAGAGTATATTTATCTAAATACTGTTGAATTGCACAAGACGATAATAAGCAATCTCTCTTATCATCAACCTATAATACTCAAAATGGTTTTTTAGAGGTCTATTTAACAACCTATATTAAATGCATTTGTCAAATATAATATAAATTGAACGACAAGGACTCTGAAGCAAATATGTACCTCATCGTTGATGACTTGGCAATCATCTCTATGACGGCGGAACAAATAAATGCACTTGTAGTCAATGCTATCTCTGACGATAACACTGCCATAGACGTTGATTGGCAAGCTTACATCTGAGGAGACTACGCTGACTGAGAGGATGTTTGCAGAGTCCTCTAGCGCGAACTCATCTTCGTACACGCTATCGGTGTATCGCATTGGAGGGATAAGAGCTGAAATGGAAAAGCAAAAGGCCAAAAACATCTATCAAATATGGTGAAAAAAAACATCAGCGATATTATTTCATCACCATTTCCCACTGCTCCCTACTGAGTTAACCCATTTAATGTTGTTATAGGTTGACTCAACATAAATGGCTATGGCTTCATCCAAATCAGAGAATACAAGATGCATGGATGATTTCTCAGAAAAGCTGTACGTTTCTCCTATCCAAATATACAAGCACGTCTACTTGATATGACTTACAACCAAATTTTCTTCCCCTGATATGCCCATAACTGCATCCTAACGCAGTATGCAAGCCTAGATAAACTACGAGCTAGTATGGAAAACATAAGACGAATAGTCGATTATCATGCATAACAAATTCAGCACATGATTAGTATGAGTAGTACTACTGCATACTATTTCATAATCCATACTGAACCAAAGTGAAAGATGTATCCAAACCACCTATTCTCTGACTGGATGCAGATTTTCTGTAACCACTATGCAATCATGAACATGAATGAAACTAGTAGGAGAAAATATGATTTCACTATATGTGCCAAGGTAATTTCAGTAAAATCAGTGATCCATGTTGTTAAGTGATATATGGATCCAATCCAAATCAATGCAGATTCTTTGTTTACCGCTACACAGTAACAATGAACATGACCTGTGCGGGTAATCTCCCAGTAATCGCCATGGACTTGGCAAGCGAGGGGCCTAACCACGCGGAGATTTTTGCTGTGCCGAGGAGAGAGAATACAACTAGACCGCGCAGAGAAATAGACCAGGGCACCCCTCTACTTGTTGAACGTGCCAGACAATGGTTGGCTTTCATTGGATTAACAAAACATCCACGAAGCGGGCGTGGCTCCTCTGCAGTACAGCTATTACTGTACAGCTACAGTAGTTAACAAAATCTGCCGTTAAATTTCATCCAACGGCAATCTCGCGCAGGAAACAGAAGCATCACCGTGAACCGCTGCGCCTATGGTGCTGAGGGACAAGAATCTGGCGGCGCTCGGCGGAGGGAGGTGATTGGAAGATCCTTCGCCGTACTTTCCACTGCTACGTAATAAGCCCGTCAGCCCCGCCGAACAACCAAAACTTAGCCAGGCGCATTCTGGCCGACGTTGCCGGAGTCAGCGCTATGCTTTCGGTCGACTGGTTTCCCTACACGATCTTGTATACAGGTTGTGACTATTGTTCACGGCAAGCAGTTTCACTAAGAATTGAGCTCCTAGCAGTGGCAGTCCAGCGCAGTGCAGGGCACGCCGACGAACAGATTGGCAAGGAATCGAACACCTAGACTGAGTAAACTTCCGTTTCTTGTCAAACAGCATCCATGGCGGTCCCTGCCGCTCTGGGAGTGTGGGACATCAACTGCTGCTAGGTCCCTGTTGGCGTTCTGATGCCGATCGGCATGCCATTGTGGCTGGACGCACTTTCTCGCGGTAACGAAGTGTATGGACTCATGACTCATCGGTTGAGCAGTTGCATGCTGCGCGGCGCGCGGCAGTGGGGACTTCatacgcgaggaagaagaagatactAGGATCGCTGGGATATGCTAGTTAGATGTACGTCGTTGGATGAAATTTAGCAGCAGATTTTATCAACTACTGTAGCCGTACAGTAATAGTTGTACTGCAGAGGAGCCACGCCCCCACGAAGCCTCCTCCCGTTTGTTtcttttgttaaaaagaaagaaagaactcGTATCGAGACCCAGGCCGTCCTCTCTCCCAGGACTCCTCACACCACTCGCTAATCTTCCCTCTTGCTCTTATTTCTCTTGTCCGCTAGGGTCCAGCCTGCGTCCACGTCAGGACAGAGGGACGGTGACCTGAGTAATCGTTGGTGGCGGCAGGTGAAGTGGAAATTATGAACATGATTAATCATATTACCGGTATGGGAAAATAAATGATTCATTGTTGAAATGAAGTATCACCCTTTGTTCACGTCCTGTCAGTGGAAACTGAAGCTTTTAGGACATATCCAGATTACAAGCCACCAGACGAGCCTGTGTCTGAGTATCAGACCATACCACTCAACAAGATAGAATATTTTGGTGTTCACTACAAACGGGTAACTAGATTGATAGTCAATCTTTTCTATTGCTGAAATATGTGGCTTAATTCTACTCTAAACAGTATTTTTTTCATGTAGTACTGTTCTTTGAATATAGCTTATTTCAAGTCACTCATGGACTCTCACCACCGATCTACTCTGGAATAAGTGTTGGGTCAACACACTGTCTTCTACACCACTTCTTTGCAACAGGGATTATGTTGCTGGACAAATCTTTTTAGGTAGGCATTTCCTTTTACAAAGATATACTCCGTATATAGGTAGGCATCTCACAAGCCATGTCCCCCTTGGTTGTTTTTGGACTACTATGAAATTAGTGGTTTGTGCTTGCTTTTAGGAGTGCATCGTTTCAGAGGACAGGCCCCTTTTTTGACTTTTTTGAAATCAGaattttaaagtttcaaaaaattccaagaaaaatCCTGCATATAGGTAATGATGACTTCTACCTGTGCAACAAATCAATGCAAAATATTATGTATTCCGGGCTGTGTAAAGAAGACAAAATTCGAGATCTGAGATAATGAACAAGTGtaaaattcaaaatcctgcagatTTGTCAttatttatcatttttgtgtatgCCAATACATACTATTTCCTATTGAGATTTTGCAAGATCATAGAATACATCATTGCCAACATCTAGAACTTTTCTTTGGAAACTTTAAAACGTCAATCTCAAAAAAAGTCAAAAAAAGGGCTCCAGGGagcccgcccttcaaagtgacttTTCGGTGCTTTTATTCCCTTTTATGTTTCAGATGTAGCTGATTTAAATTATTACGTTTCGTATGTGTATGTTTGAGATTGATCTCTAAACTGCTTAACTTTGTTTTGTTGTTGGAAGGATTCTGTTAGCAGCGTAGAGACAACTTAATGCTTGCGTAGTGGCTTCTGAATAAGGTTTATAGTTTGCGTTGGAGCTTTTGTAATGAATAACGAAAGAGGTACCAAATGAATATAAAATAACAATCCAGATGGTTATACTTCACGTAAAATTTGTTATTTTCTCAGGATTTCTCTAAGAACTTTTGCCATCTGTACAAGTTCTGATCATGTTGCTGCCTCTGCAGGCCAGCAAGACGATTGGTGTCGACGAAGAAGAGTGTCTGTTGTGTCTGATTATGGAATGATTTGGGCACATAAGAGTACTACCGCCTTAGCAATTGCAAGGTATGTTCTAATGCCATGTCTGCTTAGCTAAATTTTGTGTTGACCTAAGTATGAGATCTAATCCCAAATATTTGTCCACACATGACCGTTAAGAGGCACGCCCTAGGTCCTAGTCGATGATTGTACCCCAATATGTAAGTGAACCTTGTACAGTGTGCATACATCAGAAATTTACAAATAGGAGTATTATATACTGTACAGTGTGCATACATCAGAAATTTACAAATAGGAGTAACAATTATGGATGAAGATATAGGTTACTTACACAACTCATTTATGTCGAAGACGGAAAAATCTCGAAGGAAAAACCGAGTGTAGACGTTGCGCTCCAACTTGGTATTGTACTCGATGATGGATTTCTTGACGGTTTGGTGCGCCTCGTCTCTCCGCAGGTTCTCCGCCACCTTCCGCGCCATCTCGTCCTCCTCCCGCCGACGCCTCTCCCTCTCCGCCAACGCCCAGGCCATTTCCTTCGCCTCGTCGTAGAATAAAGGCTCTACTAAGAAGCACTGCTCCTCTTCCCCTTCATCCTCTACATGCGCCATGCCGCCGATGCCTTCAAATCGCCGCCGCCGATGAGGCCGATGAAGCTAACCCTAAGGCGCCGTATAGAGGCCTGCCCGACTGCCTTCCTCTTTGTTTGTTCTTATAACTGCTGATTTGGGCTGGGCCACGACCCGACCGACATATCATCCTACACCTATAGCACGCTCAGCAGCGTGGCGGAATAAGCATCGCCTGAAGGCGATCCCGGGTAGGCCGGCCCATTAACGTGTTCGCCAAAAGAAACGCGGTACAGTAGTAAAAAATGTTTTATAGGTGTCCATGATCTGAAATGTAGCCCCACCGTTCCCATCCCCGTTTCAGTCCATGGAGGCCTGTGCTCCagcgattttttttaaaataatacacTTTTTTTATTAATTCCATAAATAATACTTATTTTTAACTTTTTACACGAGTAATATACCGTCGGGTTCACTGAACCCGAAATTTGAAAATCGGGGCAGACGACCCCGAAACGAGGCGAATCTGGCCCTGTCGCGCCGTGTTGGAGCCACGGAGCCCAACTCGCTTTATTCTGGCGACGGAATCCCGAGGGAAGGCCTGTCGGCCAGTCGGCCTGCTAGCGGCAGAGTTGTCGTGTCGCAGCATCCCGAGGGGGAGGAATCGGCGTCCTCCACCCCGAAACGAGCGATTCGGGTTTCCCGACCCCGAGATTCCCCTGGTTAAATTCGATCGCCCGACGctgctcctcttcttcctcctcagttCTTCCTCACATcagtcctctctctctctcgtttccTCTCAGCTCCACCTCTGTTTTCTCCTATTTAGCTGTGATTTGTCCAACACTTTGATGTTATTTCACCACCAAGTGATGTAGAATCACCTAATCTATAGATGGGTTAGATTTAGGAGCGttttggtggaggtggtggtggtggtggtggtagaggtggtggtgctgctgctgcgtggtggtgctgctgcgtgCTGGTGCTGGTGTTGCTGCTTGGTGGAGGAGTTGGCCTGCTAACGGAGCAGTTTCGCACGCttcaagggtaaaccctaatctGTGATATTAGATGGTATAATTATGCATGGTGTGTTCGTTAACTTGACGGATTAGTTACAGATATGTAGTTGGTCATTGTTGGTATATTTATTAATTTATGAGTGTAGGTGTTAGATTTTTTGACGAGTCTGTAATTTGTATAGGTGAGCAGATATGTCAGATAGAGTAAAATTCGTTGTTTACTTCGGTAACGGCACGGTCCGAACAACTCCGATGGGAGATGATCTGAGCGAGTTTCAGTATGAGGAGTTGCATTTGTCAAACCCAAAAACATGGCGAGTTAGTCAGTTGAAGGAGTGGTTGACCGTGAATTTCGGGCTTAATCCCGAAGCATACACTGTTGGTGTGCATGCTTTGTGGAGCAGCTCAAGTACCCAAAATTTCTGGCGGTTGAAGGCGATTGAGCGGACCTCTCAATGGGTGCACTGGTTAGAAGCGTGCGAGCGCAGGGAACTCACCCCATCGCCTTAATGCTTCCCGAGGCGACGGAGGTGAATTCCCAGGAAGGTGAGGGTGAGTTCCATCCAGGCCACAGCAGTCAAAGTTATGATGCTGGCGGCAGCAATTTCCAATCCGGGCAGAGTAGCCATGTAGCTGGTGGTCATGATGGTAGTGCTGAGGTTgatagagaggaagaagaagaagggcacatgcagaacatgatggacgaggaagacgaggatggaGTGGAGGATGAGCTTGACTCAGATGAATCCGATGGATCCGATAATTCAGATGACAATGAGGAGGAGGATCCGATCCCCTCTTCTTGGAACCATGATTTGTCGGAGGCAATGATAGTGGATGATCAGCATGATTCTGCCTGGGAGTACAACATGAACACCATCTCAGTTGGTGCTAGATATGCTGAGAAGAGACATCTGCAGGAAGCAATCACTCAGTGAGCAATGAACACGCAAAGGGTATTCAGAACCACAGTTTCAAGTCAGAAATTCTTGACAGTGGTCTGCAGCAATGCTAGATGTCCATCAAGGGTGCATGGGTACGTACTGTCCGAAGTATGACACAACATGGGTTGTGAGGACTTCGTGCTGCACACCTTTGTCCTTAAGAGTATGCTGAAGGATCACCAAAACCTTACATCCACTCTGCTTGCTCACCTGTTCTACAAGGAGATTGTAGAGAATACAGCGATGGGGGTTAAAGCCAtccaggaaagagttcaccttcaaTATAAGTATGAAATTTCATATGGCAAGGCATGGAGGGCTAAACATATGGCACTGGAGAACAGATTCGGGACCTTCCTAGATGCTTATGACGGTGTCGTCCGTCTCCTCCTGACATTGAAGGACCGGAATCCGGGCACCCATGTGGACATACAAGACTGTGTGATATCAAAGTTCCCTAATGTCAGGGTTCTTCACAGGGTGTTTTTCGCATTCAGCATATGCATCGAGGCGTTCATGCACTGTCGTCCGGTGATGTGTGTAGATGGAACTTTTCTAACTGGCAGGTAGAGGGTTCAGATTCTGACAGCCATTGGAGTGGACGGCAACAATCGAATTGTGCCTCCCGCATTTGCATTTGTTGAGACCAAGAACACCGctagctggttatggttcttCATGCAGTTAAAAAATTTGATAGTGAAAGATCACCCAAATGTGTGTGTGCTCCACGACAGGCATGCAGGTATACTTGCGGCTATcaagacgctgaaagaagccggacctGATGAAGAGACGCCATGGCAGGATATGCAGAGTAGGTGGTGCAtgcgtgatacgtcccaaacgtatctataatttcttatgttccatgctacttttatgatgatactcacatgttttatacacattatatgtcattattatgcattttccggcactaacctattgacgagatgccgaagagccgattctttgttttctgctgtttttggtttcagaaatcctagtaaggaaatattctcggaattggacgaaatcaacgcccagggtcctatttttccacgaagcttccagaagtccgaagaggaaacgaagtggggtcaggaggtggccacacactagggcggcgcggcccaagccttggccgcgtcggcctgttgtgtgggtcccccgtgacgcttcctgacctacccttccgcctacatatagtcttcgtcgcgaaacccccagtaccgagagccacgatacggaaaaccttccagagacgcagccgccgccaatcccatctcgggggattcaggagatcgcctccggcaccctgccggagaggggaatcatctcccggaggtctcttcatcgccatgatcgcctccggatcgatgtgtgagtagttcacccctggactatgggtccatagcagtagctagaaggtcgtcttctcctcattgtgctatcatgttagatcttgtgagctgcctatcatgatcaagatcatctatttgtaatgctacatgttgtgtttgttgggatccgatgaatattgaatactgtgtcaagttgattatcaatctatcatatatattgtttatgttcttgcatgctctccgttgctagtagaggctctggccaagttgatacttgtgactccaagagggagtatttatgctcgatagtgggttcatgcctccattaaatctgggacagtgacagaaagttctaaggttgtggatgtgttgttgccactagggataaaacatcgatgctttgtctaaggatatttgtgttgattacattacgcaccatacttaatgcaattgtctgttgcttgcaacttaataccggaaggggttcggatgataacctgaaagtggactttttaggcatagatgcatgctggatggcggtctatgtactttgtcgtaatgccctgattaaatctcatagtactcatcatgatatatgtatgtgcattgttatgccttctttatttgtcaattgcccaactgtaattcgttcacccaacatatatttatcttatgggagagacaccactagtgaactgtggaccccggtcctattctttacatctgaaatacaatctactgcaattgttctttactgttcttcgcaaacaatcatcatcttccacacaatacgtttaattctttgttttcagcaagccggtgagattgaaaacctcactgttacgttggggcaaagtactgtgattatgttgtgcaggttccacgttggcgccggaatccctggtgttgcgccgcactacactccgccaccaacaaccttcaacgtgcttcttggctcctcctagttcgataaaccttggtttctttctgagggaaaacttactgctgtgcacatcacaccttcctcttggggttcccaacggacgtgtgtctcacgcgcatcaagactgttttctggcgccgttgccggggaacgaagaaaagttaggagatcaagacacgctgcaaggggagtctccacttccaatctctttactttgtttttgtcttgctttattttatttactactttgtttgctgcactaaaacaaaacacacaaaaaaatagttgctagttttactttatttactatcttgtttgcgttctctatattaaaaacataaaaaaattagttacttgcatttactttgttttgttatcatgtctagctctgtacctgttacttcctcacctgaggaattagtttttactttcaaacaaggggatgaggagagttttaaagatgcttggtctagaatttttgattcttatcgtaaagctgaacctcaaatgactctaagtttgcttcttagtaacttttattttgggcttatgattcgctatagatatgccttagatgctgtagtgggaggagatttccttcattgcaatggggatctagcttttaatgccataaaaaaattggttacatcacatagttcagctaataactttgattcagctcttactagcatttataatagattaaacactcttgagacaagcgcatcttgcttgaaagaaaattatagttatgttcgcagccgtcttgatcaagttttagtgaactctgaaccttcaatgtgggaccctactattaaggttattattggtggtgaaacttttcatgcccgttgtgatattatgtctgaattttgccttatgcctaagagtatttatgaatctttgacactttggggactcgttgaaggaggagaaggaataactcttattgataactctgttataattcctaagggaatagccgagggtgtgcatacaaccattcttggaagaacggtatccactgattatcttgttattgaatgtgtaggaacaggacaaatcacacttggaagatccctgctaaaactagtgggagcaatcatagatgtgggagaaggcaccctaaaattcacctctacaccgggaggtagacatgtattccctaaaccaaagggtaagaaaaagagtaagaaaggtaggcgtaaagcccgaggtaatgttaatgcttcatctcttgataacacttgatacacactttctgcgcctagctgaaaggcgttaaagaaaagcgcttatgggagacaacccatgtttttactacagaactttgttttatatttgagtcttggaagttgttactactgtagcaacctctccttatctttactttattgcattgttgtgccaagtaaagtctttgatagtaaagtcaatactagatttggattactgcgcagaaacagatttcttgctgtcacgaatttgggtatggttctctgtaggtaactcagaaaaatctgcaaatttacgtgcgtgatcctcagatatgtacgcaactttcattaaatttgggaattttcatctgagcaagtctagtgcccctggaaaattcgtctttacggactgttctgttttgacagattctgccttttatttcgcattgcctgttttgctatgtttgatggttttctttgttccattaactttcagtagctttgtgcaatgtctagaagtgttaagaatgattatgtcacctctgaatatatgaattatgcactgaccctctaatgagtttgttttaagtttggtgtggaggaagttttcaagggtcaagagaggaggatgatacaatatgatcaagaagagtgaaaagtctaagcttggggatgcccccgtggttcatccctgcatattttaagaagactcaagcgtctaagcttggggatgcccaaggcttgggcatccccttcttcatcgacaacattatcaggttcctctagtgaaactatatttttattccgtcacatcttatgtgctttgcttggagcgtctgtttgtttttattttcgttttgtttgaataagatcggatcctagcattctttg
Coding sequences within it:
- the LOC127342452 gene encoding uncharacterized protein, which translates into the protein MAHVEDEGEEEQCFLVEPLFYDEAKEMAWALAERERRRREEDEMARKVAENLRRDEAHQTVKKSIIEYNTKLERNVYTRFFLRDFSVFDINELSLIPPMRYTDSVYEDEFALEDSANILSVSVVSSDVSLPINVYGSVIVRDSIDYKCIYLFRRHRDDCQVINDEDKTLILTGPDRGLVLVDFIYLEIDLKIRDLKDDKEDQDKQFSKGLISIDGRVLSRERDVVVRSETLESWLSTMEVRVATVLNAVEVTFEIKLLMGHLDGNITVGIKGIKEPILIHDSKADGVVTCDESRVVKLRRRVMTICLKEMLAFHIVNEADGVKGERTLDLTPKRTGSDHWNTLCGAGVFGFTVVWSLMDFRM
- the LOC127339628 gene encoding uncharacterized protein, yielding MGCEDFVLHTFVLKSMLKDHQNLTSTLLAHLFYKEIVENTAMGVKAIQERVHLQYKYEISYGKAWRAKHMALENRFGTFLDAYDGVVRLLLTLKDRNPGTHVDIQDCVISKFPNVRVLHRVFFAFSICIEAFMHCRPVMCVDGTFLTGR